In one window of Streptomyces sp. FXJ1.172 DNA:
- a CDS encoding Cof-type HAD-IIB family hydrolase, producing the protein MPATPTPLLDIPDLPEGPADIRLIVTDMDGTLLDDAKRIPDGLWPVLAELRRRGVLFSPASGRQYATLARQFADVAEGMVFIAENGTYVVRDGVELSSDSLGPAVAGAIARTVRRLVAGGVDVGAVVCGKRSAYVERTDEAFLAEVRKYYVEHRIVEDVTAVEDDVIKVALFDFGSAEHSTAPALAEFAGTHQVVVSGEHWVDVMNRTADKGTALRGLQRALGITPAQTMVFGDYLNDLEMLDAADWSFAMAGAHPEVVRRARYLAPSNNDNGVLRTIARVLGL; encoded by the coding sequence ATGCCCGCCACGCCCACGCCCCTCCTCGATATTCCGGACCTGCCCGAGGGCCCCGCCGACATCCGGCTGATCGTCACCGACATGGACGGCACGCTGCTGGACGACGCCAAGCGGATCCCCGACGGGCTGTGGCCGGTGCTCGCCGAACTGCGTCGCCGCGGTGTGCTGTTCAGCCCGGCCAGCGGCCGCCAGTACGCCACGCTGGCCAGGCAGTTCGCCGACGTCGCCGAGGGGATGGTGTTCATCGCGGAGAACGGCACGTACGTGGTCCGAGACGGCGTGGAGCTGAGTTCCGACAGCCTCGGCCCCGCCGTGGCAGGGGCGATCGCACGGACGGTACGGCGGCTGGTCGCCGGCGGCGTCGACGTGGGCGCCGTGGTGTGCGGCAAGCGCTCCGCCTACGTCGAGCGGACCGACGAGGCGTTCCTCGCGGAGGTGCGCAAGTACTACGTCGAGCACCGGATCGTCGAGGACGTCACCGCCGTCGAGGACGACGTGATCAAGGTCGCGCTGTTCGACTTCGGCTCCGCCGAGCACTCCACGGCCCCCGCGCTCGCCGAGTTCGCCGGCACCCACCAGGTCGTCGTCTCCGGCGAGCACTGGGTCGACGTGATGAACCGCACCGCCGACAAGGGCACCGCCCTGCGCGGCCTGCAGCGTGCGCTCGGCATCACGCCCGCGCAGACCATGGTCTTCGGCGACTACCTCAACGACCTGGAGATGCTCGACGCGGCCGACTGGTCCTTCGCCATGGCGGGCGCCCACCCGGAGGTCGTGCGCCGGGCCCGTTACCTGGCTCCGTCCAACAACGACAACGGCGTCCTGCGCACCATCGCGCGCGTGCTCGGCCTGTAG
- a CDS encoding NUDIX hydrolase family protein, producing MTETTPGWLSTDELEMARAHMPILYVEAVPVRVDDSGEVTSIGLLLRIGPDGTVSRTLVSGRVLHHERVRDALLRHLEKDLGPVALPRIPASLQPFTVAEYFPTAGITPYHDPRQHAVSLAYIVPVTGDCRPRQDALDLVWFSPQEAASPAVQSEMPGGHGVLLRQALAHVGLTY from the coding sequence ATGACCGAAACCACGCCCGGCTGGCTGTCCACGGACGAGCTGGAAATGGCCAGGGCCCACATGCCGATCCTGTACGTCGAGGCCGTGCCCGTGCGCGTGGACGACAGCGGCGAAGTCACCAGCATCGGGCTGCTGCTGCGCATCGGCCCGGACGGGACGGTCAGCCGGACCCTGGTCTCCGGCCGCGTCCTGCACCACGAGCGGGTCCGTGACGCCCTGCTGCGCCATCTGGAGAAAGACCTCGGCCCGGTCGCACTCCCCCGCATCCCCGCCTCGCTCCAGCCCTTCACGGTCGCGGAGTACTTCCCCACGGCGGGCATCACCCCGTACCACGACCCGCGCCAGCACGCGGTGTCCCTGGCCTACATCGTCCCGGTCACCGGTGACTGCCGGCCCCGGCAGGACGCGCTGGACCTGGTCTGGTTCAGCCCGCAGGAGGCCGCGTCCCCGGCCGTGCAGAGCGAGATGCCGGGCGGGCACGGGGTCCTGCTGCGGCAGGCGCTCGCGCACGTGGGCCTGACGTACTGA
- a CDS encoding SAM-dependent methyltransferase codes for MTGTEPATAHIDTTRPHPARVYDWFLGGKDNYPVDEELGRRITAIDGGALRAARANRAFMQRTTRALAEDGVRQFLDIGTGIPTEPNLHQIAQSLAPDSRVVYVDNDPIVLAHAHALLRGRPEGVTEYVQADARDPHAILEQAARVLDLGRPVALSLIALLHFVADEDGAHELVSTLVDALAPGSRLVLSTMTADFEPENVEKGIAAYAAGGVTLVARSRTEVAAFFRGLDLLEPGIVSIADWRPEEAPDGLGPVSLYGAVGQKP; via the coding sequence GTGACGGGGACCGAGCCGGCCACGGCGCACATCGACACCACCCGGCCGCATCCGGCCCGGGTGTACGACTGGTTCCTCGGCGGCAAGGACAACTACCCCGTCGACGAGGAGCTGGGCCGCCGGATCACCGCGATCGACGGGGGCGCCCTGCGGGCCGCGCGCGCCAACCGGGCGTTCATGCAGCGGACCACGCGCGCCCTGGCCGAGGACGGCGTGCGCCAGTTCCTGGACATCGGCACGGGCATACCGACCGAGCCCAACCTGCACCAGATCGCGCAGTCCCTCGCGCCGGACAGCCGGGTGGTGTACGTCGACAACGACCCGATCGTGCTGGCCCACGCCCATGCGCTGCTGCGGGGCCGCCCCGAGGGCGTCACGGAGTACGTCCAGGCCGACGCCCGCGATCCGCACGCCATCCTCGAACAGGCCGCCCGCGTCCTGGACCTCGGCCGCCCGGTCGCCCTGTCCCTGATCGCGCTGCTGCACTTCGTCGCCGACGAGGACGGCGCCCACGAACTGGTCTCCACCCTGGTCGACGCGCTGGCGCCGGGCAGCCGCCTGGTGCTGTCGACGATGACGGCCGACTTCGAGCCGGAGAACGTCGAGAAGGGCATCGCCGCCTACGCGGCGGGCGGGGTGACCCTGGTGGCGCGCTCGCGCACCGAGGTGGCCGCCTTCTTCAGGGGCCTGGACCTGCTGGAGCCGGGCATCGTGTCGATCGCCGACTGGCGCCCCGAGGAGGCACCGGACGGCCTGGGGCCCGTATCGCTGTACGGCGCGGTCGGCCAGAAGCCCTGA
- a CDS encoding alpha/beta hydrolase, protein MPHVREHTLDGTRGRIAVREWPHPAPRYLAVVVHGYGEHAGRYDGLAARLTGHGAAVYGPDHAGHGRSAGGRVVIEDFEDVVTDVHGVADLARAAHPGLPLVLVGHSMGGLIAARYAQRYGAELSALVLSGPVIGDWALPGRLLALPEIPDTPVSPAALSRDPAVGAAYAADPLVWHGPMKRPTLEAFARMLRTVDEGGDVGGLPLLWLHGDDDRLVPLSGSRRGVERLAGGRPAERIFPGARHEVFHETDKEEAFAEVLRFLDGALPG, encoded by the coding sequence ATGCCCCACGTCCGCGAGCACACCCTCGACGGCACCCGCGGCCGGATCGCCGTACGCGAGTGGCCGCACCCGGCGCCGAGGTACCTGGCCGTGGTGGTGCACGGATACGGCGAGCACGCGGGCCGCTACGACGGGCTCGCGGCCCGGCTCACCGGGCACGGGGCCGCGGTGTACGGGCCGGATCACGCCGGCCACGGCAGGTCCGCCGGCGGGCGGGTGGTGATCGAGGACTTCGAGGACGTGGTCACCGATGTGCACGGCGTGGCGGACCTCGCCCGGGCCGCCCACCCCGGCCTGCCGCTCGTCCTGGTCGGCCACTCCATGGGCGGGCTGATCGCGGCCCGCTACGCCCAGCGCTACGGGGCCGAGCTGAGCGCGCTGGTCCTGTCCGGGCCGGTGATCGGCGACTGGGCGCTGCCGGGGCGGCTGCTGGCCCTGCCGGAGATCCCGGACACCCCGGTCAGCCCGGCCGCGCTGTCCCGGGACCCGGCCGTGGGCGCCGCCTACGCCGCCGATCCGCTGGTGTGGCACGGGCCGATGAAGCGGCCGACGCTGGAGGCGTTCGCCCGGATGCTGCGGACCGTCGACGAGGGCGGTGACGTGGGCGGGCTGCCGCTGCTGTGGCTGCACGGCGACGACGACCGGCTGGTGCCGCTGTCCGGCAGCCGCCGGGGTGTGGAGCGGCTCGCCGGCGGCCGGCCGGCCGAGCGGATCTTCCCCGGGGCGCGGCACGAGGTGTTCCACGAGACGGACAAGGAGGAGGCCTTCGCCGAGGTGCTGCGCTTCCTGGATGGGGCACTGCCCGGCTGA
- a CDS encoding SAM-dependent methyltransferase, translating into MTEGDSPTASGARLNTSVAHNARVWNYWIGGKDNYEVDQRVGEHVAGMFPVIREVARADREFLARAVRFLAAERGIRQFLDIGTGLPTSDNTHEIAQRIAPESRIVYVDNDPIVLVHARSLLTSSPQGVTDYVDADVHDPEAIVLSAAETLDLTRPVGLMMLGILNFVLDTGEARDIVRRLMAALPSGSCLVLTHPTYDKDVGGEGNAAAMEFWNAHATPPITARSRAEIASFLDGLEPVEPGLVPCSQWRADPAAAPVPQFGAVAVKP; encoded by the coding sequence GTGACCGAGGGCGACTCCCCGACGGCCTCAGGGGCGAGACTGAACACCTCCGTGGCGCACAACGCCCGGGTGTGGAACTACTGGATCGGCGGCAAGGACAACTACGAGGTCGACCAGCGGGTCGGCGAGCACGTCGCCGGGATGTTCCCGGTGATCCGGGAGGTGGCCCGCGCGGACCGGGAGTTCCTGGCGCGTGCGGTGCGGTTCCTGGCCGCCGAGCGCGGGATCCGGCAGTTCCTGGACATCGGCACGGGCCTGCCGACCTCGGACAACACCCACGAGATCGCCCAGCGGATCGCGCCCGAGTCCCGGATCGTGTACGTCGACAACGACCCGATCGTGCTCGTGCACGCCCGCTCCCTGCTCACCAGCTCGCCCCAGGGCGTCACGGACTACGTCGACGCCGACGTGCACGACCCCGAGGCCATCGTGCTCAGCGCCGCCGAGACCCTGGACCTGACCCGGCCGGTCGGTCTGATGATGCTCGGCATCCTGAACTTCGTCCTGGACACCGGCGAGGCCCGGGACATCGTGCGCCGGCTCATGGCGGCCCTGCCCTCGGGCAGCTGCCTCGTCCTCACCCACCCGACGTACGACAAGGACGTGGGCGGCGAGGGCAATGCCGCGGCGATGGAGTTCTGGAACGCCCACGCCACCCCGCCGATCACCGCCCGCAGCCGCGCGGAGATCGCCTCGTTCCTCGACGGTCTGGAGCCGGTCGAGCCGGGTCTGGTGCCCTGCTCGCAGTGGCGTGCCGACCCGGCCGCGGCGCCGGTGCCGCAGTTCGGCGCGGTGGCCGTGAAACCCTGA
- a CDS encoding glutamine synthetase family protein produces the protein MTTLADPVPGGRPEDLRRVARLTAELAGQGVRGIVLAYVDTAGVCRVKTVPTARLAAAVSGGVGMSPVFDTFLADDSIVTTDVLGSPDGDLRLYPDLDRLVVLAEQPGWAWAPVDRITQEGARHPGCARTFLRRTVADAAERHGLAFKAAIEVEWAVGLGSAPAGEFVPAVSGPAYGAIRQVELSDCTADLLAALDAQDVPVDQLHPEYAAGQFEISVGALDPVAAADRSVLVRQTIRAVAGRHGLRVSFAPAYLAEGVGNGGHLHLSCWRDGVNLHAGGEGRYGMTADAESFTAGVLARLPALTAVTAPSPASRLRLQPSQWAGVFTAWGRETREAALRVITGTAGRQAQEANLEVKPVDLAANPYLALGCVIAAGLDGLAGARELPAEITGDPARYGPAEAAALGVRRLPRSLPEAVAQFRADEVLRAALGPVLADAVSAVRLGEAAAVEGLDDAQVAAAYRWVY, from the coding sequence ATGACCACCCTTGCCGACCCCGTGCCCGGCGGGCGCCCCGAGGATCTGCGCCGGGTCGCCCGGCTCACCGCCGAGCTGGCCGGGCAGGGCGTCCGCGGGATCGTGCTCGCGTACGTGGACACCGCGGGAGTGTGCCGGGTGAAGACCGTCCCGACGGCGCGGCTGGCGGCGGCCGTGTCCGGGGGCGTCGGCATGTCCCCGGTGTTCGACACCTTCCTCGCCGACGACTCGATCGTCACCACCGACGTGCTCGGCTCCCCGGACGGCGACCTGAGGCTCTACCCGGACCTCGACCGGCTGGTGGTGCTGGCCGAGCAGCCCGGCTGGGCGTGGGCGCCCGTGGACCGCATCACCCAGGAGGGCGCCCGGCACCCCGGCTGTGCCCGGACCTTTCTGCGCCGGACCGTCGCCGACGCGGCCGAGCGGCACGGCCTCGCCTTCAAGGCGGCGATCGAGGTCGAGTGGGCGGTCGGGCTCGGCTCGGCGCCCGCCGGGGAGTTCGTACCGGCGGTCTCGGGTCCGGCGTACGGCGCGATCCGGCAGGTGGAGCTGAGCGACTGCACCGCCGATCTGCTGGCCGCGCTCGACGCGCAGGACGTGCCCGTCGACCAGCTCCATCCCGAGTACGCGGCCGGGCAGTTCGAGATCTCGGTGGGCGCGCTGGACCCGGTGGCGGCGGCCGACCGCAGCGTGCTGGTGCGGCAGACGATCCGGGCGGTCGCCGGACGGCACGGCCTGCGGGTGTCCTTCGCCCCGGCGTATCTCGCCGAGGGCGTCGGCAACGGCGGCCACCTGCACCTGTCCTGCTGGCGCGACGGGGTGAACCTGCACGCGGGCGGCGAGGGCCGCTACGGCATGACGGCCGACGCCGAGTCGTTCACGGCCGGAGTGCTGGCCCGGCTGCCCGCGCTGACGGCGGTCACCGCCCCGAGCCCGGCCAGCCGGCTGCGGCTGCAGCCGTCGCAGTGGGCGGGGGTGTTCACCGCATGGGGCCGGGAGACCCGGGAGGCGGCGCTGCGGGTGATCACCGGCACGGCGGGCCGCCAGGCGCAGGAGGCCAACCTGGAGGTCAAGCCCGTGGACCTGGCCGCCAACCCCTATCTGGCGCTCGGCTGCGTCATCGCCGCCGGCCTCGACGGCCTGGCCGGGGCACGGGAACTGCCCGCGGAGATCACCGGCGACCCCGCCCGCTACGGTCCCGCCGAGGCGGCGGCCCTCGGGGTGCGGCGGCTGCCGCGGTCACTGCCCGAGGCCGTGGCGCAGTTCCGCGCCGACGAGGTGCTGCGGGCCGCTCTGGGCCCGGTCCTCGCGGACGCGGTCAGTGCCGTACGGCTCGGTGAGGCGGCCGCCGTCGAGGGCCTGGACGACGCGCAGGTGGCGGCGGCCTACCGCTGGGTGTACTGA
- a CDS encoding COG4705 family protein, whose amino-acid sequence MSTEHVLEHPPRGHARARIRESANKVPEVTVYFWIIKVLTTGMGETASDFLAKVLGNVPAVGLGGLAFVASLVLQFAVRRYVAWIYWTAIVMVSVFGTMAADVLHVGLGVPYTLSTPLFLVALAAVFALWYASERTLSIHSIRTRRREFFYWAAVLATFALGTAAGDLTATIGLGYLGSAVLFAAAICVPALAHRTRLLGAVTAFWTAYVITRPLGASLADWMAMSKRDGLGLGLGPVTLSWTVAIVGFVAFLALTRRDTEPAG is encoded by the coding sequence ATGAGCACAGAGCACGTCCTTGAGCACCCGCCTCGCGGGCACGCACGCGCGCGCATACGCGAGAGCGCGAACAAGGTGCCGGAGGTCACCGTCTACTTCTGGATCATCAAGGTCCTCACCACCGGCATGGGCGAGACCGCCTCCGACTTCCTGGCCAAGGTGCTGGGCAACGTCCCCGCGGTCGGTCTCGGCGGCCTGGCCTTCGTGGCGTCGCTCGTGCTCCAGTTCGCCGTCCGCCGGTACGTGGCCTGGATCTACTGGACGGCGATCGTGATGGTCAGCGTGTTCGGCACGATGGCCGCCGACGTGCTGCACGTGGGCCTCGGGGTGCCGTACACCCTGTCCACCCCGCTCTTCCTCGTCGCCCTCGCGGCCGTCTTCGCCCTGTGGTACGCGAGCGAGCGCACCCTGTCCATCCACTCCATCCGCACCCGCCGCCGCGAGTTCTTCTACTGGGCGGCCGTCCTCGCGACGTTCGCGCTGGGCACCGCCGCGGGCGACCTCACCGCGACCATCGGCCTCGGCTACCTGGGCTCGGCGGTCCTGTTCGCCGCGGCGATCTGCGTCCCGGCCCTCGCGCACCGCACCCGCCTGCTGGGCGCTGTGACCGCGTTCTGGACGGCGTACGTCATCACCCGCCCGCTCGGCGCGTCGCTGGCCGACTGGATGGCCATGAGCAAGCGCGACGGCCTGGGCCTCGGCCTCGGCCCGGTGACGCTGTCCTGGACGGTGGCCATCGTCGGCTTCGTGGCCTTCCTCGCGCTGACGCGCCGGGACACCGAGCCCGCGGGCTGA
- a CDS encoding amidohydrolase family protein, which produces MAAPGPVHEALAALPLVDHHCHGTVTADLTPAQFASLLTEGEAWPGVSPFDTPVGVAVRRHCAPLLDLPRHAPPHAYTARRAELGRQEADRRFLTAAGAEAFFVDTGYAPHPLASPAELAAACGATAREVVRLEQVAEAVAARGVEPDAYAAAFRTAAEEAVRRPGVVAVKSVAAYRTGFALDPARPAAQEVTRAARNWLAGGGRLTDPVLVRHLLWTAVDLGLPLQLHTGFGDADLRLHHADPALLTDWLRLTSGTVPVLLLHCWPYHRQAAYLAAVFEQVYLDVGLALHHTGPARCRAVLEEALEITPFRKLLYSSDAYGLAEFHHLGALCFRQGLADLLQVRVDADELSLPDALRIAAWTGRDNARRLYGLYGPPASEPARDPCERPTRKV; this is translated from the coding sequence GTGGCCGCGCCCGGACCCGTCCACGAGGCCCTGGCCGCGCTGCCGCTGGTGGACCACCACTGCCACGGCACCGTGACGGCCGACCTCACGCCCGCGCAGTTCGCCTCGCTCCTGACCGAGGGCGAGGCCTGGCCCGGCGTCTCACCCTTCGACACTCCGGTGGGCGTGGCCGTACGCCGGCACTGCGCGCCCCTGCTGGACCTCCCCAGGCACGCGCCGCCGCACGCGTACACGGCCCGCCGTGCGGAGCTGGGCCGGCAGGAGGCCGACCGGCGCTTCCTGACCGCCGCCGGGGCCGAGGCGTTCTTCGTGGACACCGGCTACGCCCCGCATCCGCTCGCCTCGCCCGCCGAACTGGCGGCGGCCTGCGGGGCCACGGCCCGGGAGGTCGTACGCCTGGAGCAGGTGGCCGAGGCGGTGGCCGCGCGGGGCGTCGAGCCGGACGCGTACGCGGCCGCGTTCCGTACGGCCGCCGAGGAGGCCGTACGGCGCCCGGGCGTGGTGGCGGTGAAGTCGGTCGCCGCCTACCGCACGGGCTTCGCCCTGGACCCTGCCCGCCCGGCCGCGCAGGAGGTGACGCGGGCCGCCCGGAACTGGCTCGCGGGCGGGGGCCGGCTGACCGACCCGGTCCTGGTACGGCACCTGTTGTGGACCGCGGTGGACCTCGGCCTCCCCCTCCAGCTGCACACCGGTTTCGGCGACGCCGACCTGCGGCTGCACCACGCCGATCCGGCTCTGCTGACCGACTGGCTGCGCCTGACCTCCGGCACCGTCCCCGTGCTGCTGCTGCACTGCTGGCCGTACCACCGTCAGGCCGCCTATCTGGCCGCGGTGTTCGAGCAGGTGTACCTGGACGTCGGCCTGGCCCTGCACCACACCGGCCCGGCCCGCTGCCGGGCGGTGCTGGAGGAGGCGCTGGAGATCACCCCGTTCCGGAAACTGCTCTACAGCTCCGACGCCTACGGACTGGCCGAATTCCACCACCTCGGCGCCCTGTGCTTCCGGCAGGGACTCGCCGATCTGCTCCAAGTCCGCGTAGACGCCGACGAGTTGAGTCTGCCCGACGCCCTGCGCATCGCGGCCTGGACGGGCCGCGACAACGCCCGCCGACTCTACGGACTCTACGGACCACCCGCATCCGAACCGGCCCGCGACCCCTGCGAGCGCCCCACCCGGAAAGTATGA
- a CDS encoding transketolase, with protein sequence MTITADDSRLHGYDDLPGLMSLMTGDEKHGPAATSTLDVLWVLYDRVLRVTPRRPDDPARDRFLLSKGHGPMAYYAVLAAKGFLPTGWLPGFGSYDSPLGHHPDRVLVPGAEIASGSLGHGLPIAVGSALGLRAQGLHDPAVWVLIGDAELDEGSNHEAIAFAGPAGLERLHTVVVDNSSASHALPGGIAARFEAAGWSAVTVDGRDHEALYAAFTAPHPGRPHVVVARVEPKNA encoded by the coding sequence ATGACGATCACAGCGGATGACAGCCGCCTCCACGGCTACGACGACCTGCCCGGGCTGATGAGCCTCATGACCGGCGACGAGAAGCACGGGCCGGCGGCCACCTCCACCCTCGACGTGCTGTGGGTGCTCTACGACCGGGTGCTCCGGGTGACTCCGCGGCGGCCGGACGATCCGGCTCGCGACCGGTTCCTGCTGAGCAAGGGACACGGGCCGATGGCGTACTACGCGGTGCTGGCGGCGAAGGGGTTCCTGCCGACCGGCTGGCTGCCCGGGTTCGGTTCGTACGACTCCCCGCTCGGGCACCATCCGGACCGCGTGCTGGTGCCGGGGGCCGAGATCGCCAGCGGGTCGCTCGGGCACGGGCTGCCCATCGCGGTGGGCAGCGCCCTGGGCCTGCGGGCCCAGGGGCTGCACGACCCGGCGGTCTGGGTACTGATCGGGGACGCCGAGCTGGACGAGGGCAGCAACCACGAGGCGATCGCCTTCGCCGGGCCCGCGGGTCTGGAGCGGCTGCACACGGTCGTGGTCGACAACTCCTCCGCCAGCCATGCGCTGCCCGGCGGGATCGCCGCCCGGTTCGAGGCCGCGGGCTGGTCCGCGGTGACCGTCGACGGCCGCGATCACGAGGCCCTGTACGCCGCGTTCACCGCGCCGCATCCCGGCCGGCCGCACGTGGTAGTGGCCCGGGTCGAGCCGAAGAACGCCTGA